The Hermetia illucens chromosome 2, iHerIll2.2.curated.20191125, whole genome shotgun sequence genomic interval TTGTCGGAAGCGAGAAATAACACAGAAGCTGCGAAAAAGAGTGATTTCATGCTTCAGCCTAAAGATATGTCAAGAGGCAGGATATGATAGTAACCCGGTGGTAGTCCGAtgctttgaagaaaattaaacttaaaTCAAATGACTACTACTCGCCAGCAGAATTaaataatttcgaaaataaagcaaatataGTACTCAATATTCCGCGAGAGCACCTACCCAAGTAAAGCTATTACAAATCCTGACATATAGGCAATTAGGCCAGGCTCGGTTCGTGTAGATGTTTCAATTTCAGCGTTGCAAGACGGGCAAATCATGTGCGTTGAATGACGTCCGATCGGTACAACCGTCGTTACAATGTGCGTCGATGTAGCAGTTTGTGATTGCGGTGTGAATGGACTTGTTGGTTTAACGCCCCCCACTGCTTCCGAATAGCTTGGTGGAGCCATCGGAGGTGGCACGAATGTATACTGTGGAGGTGCATTGTTCGCTTTACTCATCTTGtctggaattaaaaaaaaattctagataAGCTTAGATTCAATCAAATAGTTTAGTCAAAAGAACGTATAGAATGATGCTCTccttaataaaattttaattataacGTTTTAAATATGGTATCAATTGGAGATTTGACAATTTAGATCTTTCCCGTGGCTTtcgatattattttatttccatttagCGTTTTTAATTGATGTTACAAATATTTATCAAGTGACATTTCTACAAGAGTTAGTAAGGATTTTTCCCTAGTCAGGCCAGCAATTGATAAAAGTGATCTCACATTTTACCAAGGTAGACAACTTATGACAGTCGAGTTTCTCTTTACAGTGTTTGTTTACTCTGCTCTAAAGACGCTCGATGTCACCATTGTGAATTCCTTTTTTGTAACATTCTTTGAATGTTCCACAAAAATTCTACCAAAGActgatttttttcttccaaaagggtattaaaacaagtcgggaaaccggaagctggacgcttcaggtatgaaaggttttgtttgtttcttctgtgagtatatttgagtgtagacctatcccatttgtacgtagcccgttaagaatatgcatttagcatatcagatttagtacttcgggttgtaaatttacacggtaaggcaactttgagctactgtaactttgttactaatagtatgattttgatcaaactcggagataatatgcttcatattatattttatactactaccaacttttataactctgacataaacttaaggggagttttactcaattttcccaaaaacacataaatatactattattaacttaatttgaacagatatcgatatggagattattttgaggcctttttttcagatttttcggttggatagtttctgagaatggctccgttaaaaaaatcatcactttgcacccctcccactccccgcctttttaactaacctcaaaactaagaccggcttcgaaaagtactaatcgagacctttcatttgataccccacatgactatatttggtgaaaaaaatttttacaccccccttttacaacgtaggaggatattactcactgcatgtctgggggtccacagttcccaccttgtcaccaaatttcgtgtcaatcggtatagccgtttctgagaaaagtgcctgtgacagacagacagagtttgttctacaaacaaaaccttaaaaaggaacgcaaattgaattttcactAGGTTGCATGTATGCAGAAATGCCACCAGAACTTATTGTGAATTATATTATAGTATTCACTCATTGGAAATGTATTGTGTTTATATAAGTTTCTGCAAGTATAAAATTGAGCATGAAAATACATTTTCTCAACAAGTAAATCGTTCTATAATATTGGAGAGAATATAGCGCAAGCATTTTGAGGTATAGATAAATGGGGAAACCTCGAAAGTCGAcatatttattaaatttgtgAGGGTTGACAGTACCGAAATGACCGATGAATAAGTGTCTTGGGGGAAGTCTTCTCAAGCGCTAATGATTAGAATACTAGAAAGGTATGTTAACATACTAAAATCACCCGCCGCCTATTACATGGAGAACAAACCAGTATTTTCTAGTTTTATAATTGCAGTGGTAGAAATTTAAACTCTACTAAAAATCTATTTATCTAAAGTTCCTAAACTGTAGTAGCATTTGGGGAACATACAAATGATCTTTGTGAGTTCATTAagaagaggcggaatatccaccacaATGTCCAACCTTTGATAAGAaccattaagttgtcctatattaaggaattggaagaaggaaaaatactCTCGAGCCTTAGGTTTCTCGCAAGTTGTTTTTTGcaaagaatatagtcatgtggggtgtcaaatgaaaggactcgattagtactttccgaggctggtcttagttttgacatctattGGAAAAGTGTGTAGTGCGGGGatcgaaattgataatttcttacgcggacccattctcagaaaccacctaaacgaaaaatctgaaaaaaaaaccaagaggctgcaactatatggtgcctagctaGCTTATTTTCATCGTGGAACCAGTCGTTCCAACTTTCTTTGTAACTGGGGCCAAGCATGTTAGTTGTCgcatcaataataacgttcccCAGATGATTGtcctgttattaactttatttgggcagatatcgtaatgggatatattttgatacttagatttcgtatagatatatcttcgtgatttttttcagatatgttggttggataggttctgaggacgaGATCTGTTGCAATTTATAGTACCCACTTTTTTTATCCCAGTTTCCGTTTTCTGTCAATAATAATACTCTACTCTACGTGACTATATATGACAACGAAAATGTATGCCCCGCTTTGATATGTATgggaaacctcccttaaactcaaaatAACTCCATCCCTCTCATTACATGTATAATAAAAGAATAAGtcgcatatatttttttttgagaatgatggggtcctaagtcagcatcaacttaatgctggaccggatcaaatggggagcaacttactccctctttcctggtccacgcaCCCtttgcttagggcttgcacccaaacttttcaaaaatgccccatcattctcaaaaaaaaatatatactttcagctctggccaataaggcggatttgcggaAGCAGGAGCActaaacatctgcgagccgctacggtcacgctgctcccagggcagaggtgatgcagcgtctgaagatttgcctctgtcgtggtaagaaaccgtaataAGTCGCATATTGTCTTCAAACTTCGTGACAATAGGTGCAGCCGTTTTGCAGTAAATTGGATGTAACAGACAGAAACATAAACATTAAATCGGAACTGATAAgcatttgttttccacaaaacaaaCCCAGACTGATTGACTGGTCTACCTGGACCTCCACGAGGTCATGGTCGAAAGAAAAAAGCGAAATGGTGGGGCAAATGTGTCAACGTATaacggaagcatgcgacgctaaaATGCCAATGCACCAGGATAGAAaaccaaattactggtggaaccacGAAATCTCAGTGCTGCAAGGAGGTTTTGTTAAAGGacaagaaaaaatccggaaaatcGAGAGCTCCGAGGTAACCTCAAGAAAGCTATCAGAAGAACCAAATGGGATTGCTACCGGCAGCTGCCCTCGATGCTAATACGAATCCGAGAAGCGCTGCCCATAGGGTTGCAATGAACAAAATTCGTCCCCAAAAATCGCCGCAAGTGACGTACTCGCAGTTCTGGCTGAAAATAATTACAAGCCTTTTTCTGTAGTAGGAGGAGAGGGGGTAGTCTTCTTAATCCGCAAGGCTACTGCGGAAGAACTGCTGGGATTCCGAGCATGGCTCTTAAGTTGGTTGCGAAGGCCACGTCTGAGTCGTTCAgccacatttgaatcgtgcttgGTAAAAGGAGTGAAAGAAACAGAAGTTAGTTCTGGTATCAAAGTCGCAAAGACCAACTGATGTgccgttttttttcttattaccCTTTCTGTTTAAACACTATGAAGAAGATGTTGGGGAGCGTGGTATACAATAGGCTGCCCCTACTCATCAAGTTTGCGGGTGAGGAGCGACAGTATGAATTCCAATGAGCCCGCTCTACGGTCGTTGCGGTGGCAATGATCATGGATTTGGCTTGGAATGCGGCTGGTGGCAGTAAATGTCGAACATGCCTTTAATTCGAagaactggggttggattaaaggcACTTCGGATAACTGGCTTGTTTAATCGAGAATAATGTCTGAGGGAGGCTTCTCCGATAGGGAGACGGACCGAAAGACTACATTGTGGCAACTTGTGTTTCTCAATACTCCGTATTGGGGAATGACATACACGGTGGAGTGCTTGGCGTCTAGGTACCAAAAAAGGCAATGTTGATTGAGCTGGTGATTCCGAAGTCGCCTCAAATCGATCAATAAGTACTTGGGGGCGATGATCGATGCTAGTGAGATGGCAGAGAATCCTACTCTAGCGTGAATTATATAACAGCGGGCGCCAAAAATATAGTCGCCGGCTTCTTATCGCAGAGATAGTGAAGGAAGCAAGTGACCGAAGGACATGCGGAAGCAGTGGACAGTGTGGTGAACCGAAGGAAAGTGAGTTCGAAATACAGGCTggaagtatttgcatcgcttcgCATTGGCAGAGTTTCCCCACTATGCCATTACACTCGTATTATGTTCCATTATCCAGGTTTATGGAGGAGAAAAAAAGGTTGAACAGCACTTTTAACGCATGCATCGAAGTTCATGGTTCAtggtgtgtccggatggctcaagtggttagagcgctgggctgtcgtagcggaaggtcgcggttcaaatctcgctgggggcagaggaatttgttatcgtgattggatgtcggacaccagtcgactcagctgtgaatgagtacctgagtcaaatcagggtaataatctcgggcgagcgcaatgctgaccacattgcctcccacagtgtactgtggtgtaccgttacggtcttgaatgaagtgctctaacacacttcaaggccctgatccaatatggattgttgcgccaacgattattattattatattattattatcgaagTTCATGTACTTAAGACAAGTATATCCCAACTCCCACTTTCCATTAAAATTACGGCAATACAGAGAATTGACATTAGTTACACGCCGAGCGAGGACACCGGCAATGCGAATATTGTTACTTAGAGATATTGTTTGACATCTCTCTATTAAGCCTGTTTTAAATGTAAGTTATttatttcgagaaaaaagtGTTGAAGATGGCTgtggtaatatctatggtaactaatatattgaattgattgaacggagaacaccggtggtggcaccTGACAGTCGAATTAACATTGCTGCGCCACAAACTTAAGTTATAATTGGATCTTGCCTTGTTTAGCTTAAAGAAACAATTGCAAACCACCCTTATCGTAGAAGACAGTAGACGGAGCTCttacaaatttttattaaattcattACTAGATTCCTCAACtcgtttagagttcacctatttagacctaagtgccttgatagcCGTCCGACTGCCGATTAAAATCGCAATAATGGGCTCCTAAAGTTCCTTTGGAGGCTGAAGTAGGCACACCTGTCTATTGCGTACTTTTTTTACAATTTCCGGCGTCCAAAGCAGTATGTAATTTTAGCTAAAATTGGAAAGGTGTCTGATTCCTAGTCATTCCAGAAGAATGTTGGCTAAAATCTTTTTATTGACAATTTCACAAGTACTGTAGTTTCTGGATCAACTGTCCCCTGCAACTGTGTGTTCTCTTCTTAGGGAAGAGAATACAATTTTCTTCAAGACCAATAGTGATGCCCTTAGATTTCATGCTTTTCCCATATATTAAGGTTAGATTAAGGCTAAATCAGTGTTTGTGGCATGGTAAGGTAATGATTCTACTAGCTAGGGAGCCTACCCTTTGCAAGAGCATTATGTGATTGTTATTACTATATTAGTGGTTTTTGAGTTTAGAGTAAAGAAAGTGGTAATCTTAGGACACGCTCCCGGTATCAAACGTGATTTTCTGTTCACAAAATTAGCGGATATGCAGCACCTTTTACTTTTAGATATTTCTAAGCTTTCCAGAAAATAGTGGCACTTGCAACTTCCTTTTTAATGATTGATTAGCACCATCCTCCACGAATATCGGTACAATGGCTGATctgtttatttgaacaaattacTAGTAatcttgaaaatattaaaaccgGAAAACCTCCCAGCACCTCACCCTTTTTTACCGCGTAAAATTGAATACACAATCTGTTCGCGCACTTTCGTTGATGCATTGTAAATTTCATGCTCCAGAAATTCCAACTTAGAAAACAGCAAATTTCTACACATCTCAACAGATAACAATCTAATCAGTGCAGTGATGAAATGCTGCGTTCAGATGGGATGCTGATTTCACGCTAaaatatttcttgtttttgggaCCAGCACTTCGATAAGGAAAGTACGATAAAATATAAGAATCTACCTGTTTAATGTCAATATAAAATGGTATCGTTTTCTAGAGGAAGCACATCAAATTTATCTCTGAAAACTACAATCAACTAGTTGTGCTAAAGATGCCTAGATAACTGCTGAAAATACGCGTATGATTTAAAGCAGCCCAGCTGAATGCAATAAAGACAAGTCAGCCACATACTTCGACACCACAATAGTATTCAGTGACATAATGCACTTCTGTCGTATGCATTTGCAAACACGTTTTGTAGCTTGCGCTTGCACGATTTTCGCATTTAACGGATGACGAGCAAACGTTTTCCACGGATTCGTGGAGCGCAACCATTCATAAGCAAGCTTACAGTCAAACCAACGGGGAAATGCTTAATTCTAAGTGCGAAGGCGGCTGCAATAAACTTCGTGTAGCTCAGCTACAAACAATTGTCAAATAACAAATTAGGCAACAAGCACGGCTCATGTGCAATCTActctgtctgaattcgagacgAAGATGGACTTTAGACGAAGGGTCGGCGATTCGCAGCTGACTTGAATTGCGCTCGACTATTCATTTGCACAGTTCGATCTGAAATCGAATCCGCCTTTACGAGTTCGTGGAAACTCTCCGCTGAAAGATTTTATGATCTCCGAAATATTTAGCGGCCTGAAGGCCAGCCATAAATTAAGAGCTTCTCGGAGAATAAACGTTTTCCACATCGGATCATCGGAAGTGATGTGCAGAGACTGTTGCTTGATTCGTGAACATTCTGCTCACTCGCTGCTTACAATAAAGCATTTTTAGCAGGGCGTGGAAGCAGTGACGTCCGCTGGCCAATTTGCAAAGGCCGCACGGGAAGACCTACCTCGAAATTTACATAATACAACACGAGAGTGCGTCCCGTCCCACCATTTATGCTCGGTGATTTATGATTCCGCCCCGTCAAGGTCTTCTGCCAAAACATTATGTTCGGACGTACTCCCATGCCAAATCAAGCATTCGACACTATTCACCGCTCTAATTTTAGATCACTCCACCAAGCGCAGACACATTTTAAGATTGATTCCGTGAAAGTGAAAAATCGTCGTGTTCACATTACCTTGTAAAAGATTTGCGATAGGTTTCCTCCAAACAGGTCGCGGGACGGCGAGGCAACCTCTCGTTCACTCACTTCACGAAAATACTGAGCTCGAACGGACTGTCACGGCGGAAAGTCAAAAACGACACGAACAAGTTTTCTTAGAGAGCCCCCAATTAACACTTGAGAATATCTTTTTCCACTGCTGCTCCTTGAAATTTCTTATCTTCTGCTTTATTATTTATACTCCAAGATCTTTCTGTGTTGATTGAAATTGTTGTATGCCTACGAGTTGCAATTAAGGCGCTATAAACCCGATGTAAACAAAAGAGGAGACTCCACCAAATGTTGAGTGATGGCGGCTGTAAACTTCTACTTCTACGAAACCAAAATGGCAATCAGTGCTGCCAACAACGACCATCGGAGGTAACTAACACTTATCATGACATTCACTGTCAAGAATGGAATGTATTGGAAACGAGCCGGAAGTGATGTTCTGAGTGGCTTCGTTCTAGGTGTTTAGTTGCTACCAACAGTTTTTCTGTGTAATCTCTTAAGAAAAAGGCATAATTTCTTGAATATGTTTACGTTTAATTTCCGAATGCGACTCGTATTCTGCCTTGCATCTACACGTCCTTTTAAGGGGTTATATTTGTTTGGAATTCTGGAAAGATAACAGAGAAACATTACAGTACCCAAAAAGCTGTAAGAGCAAAATATGATTGTGGAAGGGCAATTGTAAGATACTGGGATAGTAAAGTGAAGCTAAAAAAATATGGTTCATGATTTTGAAAAGTTATAGTGTTCTCAAACTTTAAATGCGTTTCTCTCGAAACTACCATCGACGAGCAGTAGAACTCTAAGAGTTTTCTTCCAACTGACACGAAAATTTAGTTGTAACTCCTTCATTTAATTGTCTATTGCGCTTATTGCACGCAGCGGAGGACTTTCTACAAATTTTGTTTGGTTTGTAcgcaataaaaaattttaaattttttgcttACTCCTAAAAAGTTGCCcaatcaattaataataatcgttggcacaacaatccatattggatcagggccttgaagtgtgttagagcacttcattcaagaaaactgtaggaggcaatgtgatcagcattacgCTCAATCAATTGGTATAGTATTTGTGAACTATAATTTAAAAATGCGACCGCAGAAAAATCGTAAAGAACCCTTTTTACGGGCTACAAACAGGAATAACCCCCTAACAAGGCAAGCATTTAGGTACAAATGTTAGCTTAATACAAGTTATTCAATAATAATTTGTCTTAACATTTTCGATCTGCTGTTTGTTTAGGCTTTCTATAAGAAAACTTGGCTGTTGTTGGCTTTTTACTACCAAAGGTACTAAATTTAATGCTTTTCAAAGTTGATCAGTACCTTAgtactttttcttatttttgagtacttttttagttaaaaagatacttttcaacAGAAACCGATTCGAAGTTAATATTTGCGAATGTTATGCCTTGTGAATGACAAAATGATTGAACAGTTTAAAAAGTAACGCTACGCTGCATGAAATAGGCCAAAATTTCGGTAAGATCACAAAAACAAAGTAGCGATTTTGGCGAATGAAGTACACCACGTCCTAAAAGGTCCACTAAATTGGACACAAAGTGGAACAGACTCCCGCGGAAGTAGGTAATTTAAAAATGTCGTAACTAACAAAAAAGTCCTTTTGAAAGCGCTATAACATTGGAGGAATATATCACGACATTCACAGACGGACAGTTCCAATTTAGCGCAAAGTATTGTAAGTAGCGAAGTTTCATCGTCGCTCAGCCAgaacaaaaccgttcatctcTGAAAATAACCAAGAAACCGGCTTTCGTTTGTGATAATGCTTGCTTATAGTACTTGATTTTTGATATTTAGTTCGGTGATCTGGCAAAAACAAATACAACCTGTTTGCGTGTAATAGAAAACAGTATGTATATAGGTAAGCCAATACGGAATTTAAAACTCGTGACATACATGCAACTGTCAAGCATGGTGGGAAGAAGCTGGCCTTCAATGCGACCAGAGTGAGTagattggtatttattgactAGTACATGTGTTGTGCTTTAAATCGTTACAATACGCTACGTTAGGCACACAGTAACCATTCGTCTTCTAGCAGGTCAACGACTCTAAGTACACTTCCTTTTCGGCACAAGAATGGTTATTGTATAATGTGCAAGCAAACACTATATGCCTTCTCAATCGGTAAACCTTAATCCGGCGGAACATTTGTATAATTCCTTCGAACTCTAGGTCCACAAACGGCATATCTCCTCAGGAGATGATTCCATGAAGGCATTGTATGAAGTTGGGAAAAAAATTGCCCCGGTGTGATTCAATACATTCTAATCAGATGAAGCGTTGTTCTACAGTCGTAATTATATACGTTGATTTTTAATTAGAATCCGTTCATTTTTCGTGTTGTGCCAATACTTTTGTTGCACTTGGTTGGGTTCGCTTTCTTTACGTTCCTTGTGTGATCTGCATTACTTGGGGATGAATGGTTTGTCCTTTTAATTACATTGTCTCATCCGTGTTGGGTTGTGCATTCTGCAAGCTCCTCTCTCCTTGAGAGTTACAGTGCACGATATACATGGACACGgcacaaaatacaacaacaatagagataaaaatatgtttttcttgAACCCAAGTATGCTCATACCAAGTACCATTTAGTACCTTTTTGGCACATTTTTTAATGCCATAATTTTTCCGCCTACGACAACACTGCTGGTGATAATTTGGATCTACCTCCGGTATCGTCCTTTTTGGGGCAGGCTCATTTGTAGATGGGTTCTCGGGAAAACAACCTTTAAATAATGCAGAGTGTGCAAGTTATTAACTTCCTAGAACATAGAGTTtaccccctcaggggtcgtcaacgatccttaacgggccGCTTCCGATaccggggagtggcgtccccaaggtgcccgagcaattagttctgacctcctagctggcataatacctgcgtcctaggtagtagcctcgagaaagtttctcggtgaagagcgaactgctaatgaccgatacacgccgggacacactgggagtccccggggCCGTTGTAAATttcttgtcgacgtcgatggggtgatgtgagcctagctctgtcaaggtggaagttgtggcgtgtatcaggagccagtcccttcgggaccctgggcGGATAGTGTGGTTTGAACCGGGATTAGTAGACCGAGTTGCCCCGAGCgggcgctgatccgtccgtgagttctgagatcagctaatcgtaggttaggtctcagggaactggggtagaggCTTTgctcccgagggtatacccgttcctgactattacgGCTCGCTCCCttccacacgatgcgctggtaaacaatttaaatggcgaacaaaaacaaatcaaacgaggagatagtgaaaGTGGAGTGAGctgctgcgtttattcgcaccacgaaaatgcgccgctcgCCGCAGCGActagcgaaggacgcaacaagggctgaaatacccgaggAGACATCGGTACGTGCAGACGCAGAGACGGACTCGCAAAGTggtgcggcacctgcaacggagacacgaacccagaccataccacacagtgctataattgcggaaagaggtaCAGtgaaaactgccgaaactaaccaaatgttGTGTGGTTTCGAATATAGGCCGGGTGGGAGAGCTGTCGACTATtgtggcgcaagctgaagaggaaaggcttattaagaaatgcgcggcagttgtgaaacgcatgcgatctgcgacgttcctccagaaaaactttagcaaaggggtgaaaaacgggctaatgaaactggaggagctcctagACAGGATtgcatattataggcggacatggagagtaagagaaaatccgcaggaaagcagaaacaacggCGCCTCCCGACGAGAACATTACTTTCCAggactcaaaagaagaaggcgaagaagaacaagagacaacaactcGTCGCGCCATCtggaaaacctctgcctaaaataaaggcggacacgaaggacggagcagcaaaagaaaaggtggggaagcGAAGGAGGtttagaccgccagctctgcttattaagccgacggaaggaaagacttttgcggaagtcttcagtgaaatccgttacaagattaaacccgaagacaacggagcagaagtgtcttccagggTGGTGGactcctagtcgaactaggcccaaagacaataaataaagttacattCTGAGAAGCAGTCAAGCGGCtgctgggagaaaaagctttggtttccagcctggaacacacgtgctctctggaaatcagaAACCTTGGCTGCCTTGACTTAGAGAAAAGAACAAGATGGAagaagccatcaaacgcgaatgtgcggaggtcaccaatgcccagattggtatcacctctgtgaacTCCCGGGGCCAAAAAATCGCTGTGCTGGAAGTTACCGAGCAATACGCAAGGAAGCTTCAAAACAGCGAGAAATtaaaaattggttgggtagaGTGTAGGATAAGAATTCGGGCTGCCCcaatcaaatgttacagatgtttggactatgggcacacatctgcaatctGTCGACAGAAGGGCAAcgtgccgtaaatgcggttaggcaggccataaagcgaacatctgcaatgaaaaggaaagctgtgtCCTATGCAGGGGCCGTGGtgcccagtcttcagagcagaattggaaagagc includes:
- the LOC119648904 gene encoding cell death-inducing p53-target protein 1, translating into MSKANNAPPQYTFVPPPMAPPSYSEAVGGVKPTSPFTPQSQTATSTHIVTTVVPIGRHSTHMICPSCNAEIETSTRTEPGLIAYMSGFVIALLGCWLGCCLIPCCIDECMDVHHTCPNCKAYLGRYRR